The following proteins are encoded in a genomic region of Arcobacter cloacae:
- a CDS encoding NuoB/complex I 20 kDa subunit family protein, whose product MAQHKINYLQDSGAAVKLTTIDKIVNFGRSNSLWPMTYGLACCAIEMMATGASRYDFDRFGTIFRASPRQSDVLIIAGTLTKKHAEFMRRLYDQMPDPKWVISMGSCANTGGMFNTYATVQGADRIIPVDIYLPGCAPRPETLQYALMTLQQKIRKESIFRAHKKKRLV is encoded by the coding sequence GTGGCACAGCATAAAATAAATTATTTACAAGATAGTGGAGCAGCTGTTAAGTTAACAACTATTGATAAAATAGTAAATTTTGGTAGGTCTAATTCTTTATGGCCTATGACTTATGGATTAGCCTGTTGCGCTATTGAAATGATGGCAACGGGAGCTTCAAGATATGACTTTGATAGATTTGGAACTATTTTTAGAGCAAGTCCAAGACAATCAGATGTATTGATAATTGCTGGAACTTTAACAAAAAAACATGCTGAGTTTATGAGAAGATTATATGACCAAATGCCTGATCCTAAATGGGTAATCTCAATGGGGTCATGTGCAAATACGGGTGGAATGTTTAATACTTATGCAACAGTTCAAGGTGCAGATAGAATTATTCCTGTTGATATTTATCTTCCAGGTTGTGCTCCAAGACCTGAAACACTACAATATGCCCTTATGACACTTCAACAAAAAATTAGAAAAGAATCAATTTTTAGAGCTCATAAAAAGAAGAGGTTAGTATAA
- a CDS encoding NAD(P)H-quinone oxidoreductase subunit 3: MTHMEFAHPYFGAFVMFIVTFTAFGATVWLSRYISRKIARLDTEKLKTTLYECGPEVTKQPNRISAQFYLTALLFILFDVEIIFMFPWAINFKILGWFGFVAMLFFLLILAIGFLYEWKKGGLEWHSIK; the protein is encoded by the coding sequence ATGACACACATGGAATTTGCCCATCCCTATTTTGGTGCGTTCGTAATGTTTATTGTAACGTTTACCGCATTTGGTGCAACGGTATGGCTTTCAAGATATATAAGTAGAAAGATTGCAAGACTAGATACAGAAAAACTAAAAACTACACTTTATGAGTGTGGACCTGAAGTTACAAAACAACCTAACCGAATCTCAGCACAGTTTTATTTAACAGCTTTATTATTTATATTATTTGATGTAGAAATAATATTTATGTTTCCATGGGCTATAAATTTTAAAATACTTGGATGGTTTGGATTTGTAGCTATGTTATTTTTCTTATTAATTTTAGCTATAGGGTTTCTTTATGAATGGAAAAAAGGAGGTCTTGAGTGGCACAGCATAAAATAA
- a CDS encoding ATP-binding protein — protein MKEVINFIKAQDVEKTNFFNQLKCSVEEAKILQFMSKEYVNGRDTLGVIDILGEFYDLKTYKHLEKLDLIKSLLEFGWLVQVSFDQVKLSEVSKLELINSSVSLSSAYLKMLENGSNDFVLPEIKNYSDHLEYLQDQFFRIDLAQQLNVVRKNFDVNSPSSNRLKSKLILLENRIKERIKVTSNSIMLEDFFKENSLNEQEQTLFLALLKEEYSGGDGTLRDMNSLIELISSDDYEKIKYRSLLEESSTLVSKALIDYDEVLTPFGGINRNFYIPDDVLYKISHPTKKSAGVGKIKLDTVIKEQDMFELISTTKTLDDVILNDKTKETLDALLKQVDKNVINRLKQWGIKDKKRGIEAKIIFYGVAGTGKTLTALALAKSLKKDVLSFDCSKILSMYIGESEKNVRNIFDKYYELRTQTKSEPVLLLNEADQFLSSRASGGMSSSDKMHNQMQNIFLEQIERFDGILIATTNLLENLDKAFSRRFNYKIEFIKPNKEQRIKLWKKLLPANLPLEENFDIEELAKYELTGGQIELVIKNTAYKIAVSDEPIFKVENFKEQITKEQKGQFDTETKVGFF, from the coding sequence ATGAAAGAAGTAATTAATTTTATAAAAGCTCAAGATGTAGAGAAAACAAATTTTTTTAATCAGTTAAAGTGTTCAGTAGAAGAGGCTAAAATATTACAATTTATGTCAAAAGAGTATGTAAATGGTAGAGATACTTTAGGTGTTATTGATATTTTAGGTGAATTTTATGATTTAAAAACTTATAAGCATTTAGAAAAACTTGATTTAATAAAATCACTTTTAGAGTTTGGATGGCTTGTTCAAGTATCTTTTGACCAAGTAAAACTTAGTGAAGTTTCAAAGTTAGAGCTTATAAATTCAAGTGTTTCTCTTTCAAGTGCTTATTTAAAAATGTTAGAAAATGGAAGTAATGATTTTGTTCTTCCTGAAATTAAAAATTATTCTGACCACTTAGAATATTTGCAAGATCAGTTTTTTAGAATTGATTTAGCTCAGCAATTAAATGTAGTTAGAAAAAATTTTGATGTAAATAGTCCTAGTTCAAATAGACTAAAATCAAAATTGATTTTGCTTGAAAATAGAATTAAAGAGAGAATAAAAGTAACATCAAACTCTATAATGCTTGAAGATTTTTTTAAAGAAAATAGTTTGAATGAACAAGAACAAACTCTATTTTTAGCTTTATTAAAAGAGGAATATTCAGGTGGTGATGGAACATTAAGGGATATGAATTCTTTAATAGAATTAATTTCAAGTGATGATTATGAAAAAATTAAATATAGAAGTTTACTTGAGGAAAGCTCTACTTTAGTTTCAAAAGCACTTATTGATTATGATGAGGTTTTAACTCCTTTTGGTGGAATTAATAGAAACTTTTATATCCCTGATGATGTTTTATATAAGATTTCTCATCCAACTAAAAAGAGTGCAGGTGTTGGAAAAATCAAACTAGATACTGTAATAAAAGAGCAAGATATGTTTGAGTTAATTTCTACAACTAAAACATTAGATGACGTAATTTTAAATGATAAAACAAAAGAGACTTTAGATGCACTTTTAAAACAAGTTGATAAAAATGTAATAAATAGATTAAAGCAGTGGGGAATAAAAGATAAAAAAAGAGGAATCGAAGCAAAAATCATTTTTTATGGAGTTGCTGGAACTGGAAAAACTTTGACAGCTTTAGCTTTAGCAAAATCTTTGAAAAAAGATGTGTTAAGTTTTGACTGTTCAAAAATTTTATCTATGTATATTGGTGAGAGTGAAAAAAATGTTAGAAATATTTTTGATAAATATTATGAACTTAGAACTCAAACAAAATCAGAGCCAGTATTGTTACTAAATGAAGCAGATCAGTTCTTAAGTTCAAGGGCATCAGGTGGAATGAGTAGTAGTGACAAGATGCATAATCAAATGCAAAATATCTTTTTAGAACAAATAGAGAGATTTGATGGGATATTAATTGCAACTACAAATTTACTTGAGAATCTTGATAAGGCATTTTCAAGAAGATTTAATTATAAAATTGAATTTATTAAACCAAATAAAGAACAAAGAATAAAACTTTGGAAAAAATTACTTCCTGCAAATTTACCATTAGAAGAAAATTTTGATATTGAAGAGTTAGCAAAATACGAATTGACAGGTGGACAAATAGAGTTAGTTATAAAAAATACAGCTTATAAAATTGCTGTTAGTGATGAGCCTATTTTTAAAGTAGAAAATTTTAAAGAGCAAATTACAAAAGAACAAAAAGGTCAATTTGATACAGAAACAAAAGTTGGATTTTTTTAA
- a CDS encoding tetratricopeptide repeat protein, whose amino-acid sequence MFKLVKNSTKLLLLFFLLNGCSNHEEAMKVLPNELAIADECRNLKKQFEIDCYDLIAYKNSFAQIRLGLTAQYRGNFDEAFQRYNLAKQKGNFYANSLLANLYINGFGVAKNEKAAINLLEEVKSVDPIAAYKLANFYLIDDKVKKAIELLTYAGENGVKDAQYQLHLLYSNEQYIPIDSEKSEYWDSKHKEDTQSFTNKIYGI is encoded by the coding sequence ATGTTTAAGCTTGTTAAAAATTCTACAAAGTTACTTCTCCTATTTTTTTTGCTTAATGGTTGTTCAAATCATGAAGAAGCAATGAAAGTTTTACCAAATGAATTAGCAATTGCAGATGAGTGTAGAAATCTTAAAAAACAGTTTGAAATAGATTGTTATGATTTAATTGCTTATAAAAATAGTTTTGCTCAAATAAGACTAGGATTAACAGCACAATATAGAGGCAATTTTGATGAAGCTTTTCAAAGATATAACTTAGCAAAACAAAAAGGAAACTTTTATGCGAACTCTTTATTAGCCAATTTATATATCAATGGTTTTGGTGTTGCTAAAAATGAAAAAGCTGCTATAAATCTTCTTGAAGAGGTAAAATCAGTAGATCCAATTGCTGCATATAAACTTGCAAATTTTTATTTAATTGATGATAAAGTAAAAAAAGCAATTGAACTTCTTACATACGCAGGTGAAAATGGGGTAAAAGATGCTCAATACCAATTACATCTTTTATACTCAAATGAACAATATATACCTATTGACTCAGAAAAAAGTGAATATTGGGATTCAAAACACAAAGAAGATACTCAATCTTTTACAAATAAAATATATGGAATATAA
- a CDS encoding tetratricopeptide repeat protein: MYKQLILSIGIIFLFTACSLKMPSFLSFGDNYESMLEEANNCQNIEDENQKLSCYKNIEKTNSFAQIRLGTYYADKKVYKQAIKYLETAKENDNIYANLPLAFLYYKGEGVEKDINKSFELLKESSTKDPTAAYQLSRFYIQGINTKIDNKKGVELLEFAASKGVLNAMEMLVNINKNGLFEQAKDQKKVEYWQNKIKDTKEDTNHKIYRL; the protein is encoded by the coding sequence ATGTATAAACAACTAATACTATCAATTGGAATAATTTTTTTATTTACAGCTTGTTCTTTGAAAATGCCATCTTTTTTAAGTTTTGGTGACAATTATGAATCTATGCTAGAAGAAGCTAACAATTGTCAAAATATTGAAGATGAAAATCAAAAATTAAGCTGTTATAAAAATATTGAGAAAACAAACAGTTTTGCTCAAATTAGATTAGGAACTTATTATGCTGATAAAAAAGTTTACAAACAAGCTATTAAATATTTAGAAACAGCAAAAGAGAATGATAATATCTATGCAAATTTACCTTTAGCATTTTTATATTATAAAGGTGAAGGTGTTGAAAAAGATATAAATAAATCTTTTGAACTTTTAAAAGAATCAAGCACAAAAGACCCAACAGCAGCATATCAATTATCAAGATTTTATATTCAAGGAATAAATACAAAAATTGATAATAAAAAAGGCGTAGAACTATTAGAGTTTGCAGCATCAAAAGGTGTTTTAAATGCTATGGAAATGCTTGTTAATATAAATAAGAATGGATTGTTTGAACAAGCTAAAGATCAGAAAAAAGTAGAATACTGGCAAAATAAAATCAAAGATACAAAAGAAGATACCAATCATAAGATTTATAGGTTATAA
- a CDS encoding TetR/AcrR family transcriptional regulator, translated as MKSKINNEINRVKRDLYLKQAAEYFDKYGYKNFKISQLAKELETSVGTIYNLFNSKDDLYLEYLILKLQNFMNSLNEKETSDAWSNLELYLSCKYEIFMQIDKNRDTTVITDPYFFHKLDISNHKIVDEIYNFLIRQFKKLYPNSKMDYKHIAILFKKLSDGFIESYLLGKYDTKDVIKDTMNIFFKGLENKK; from the coding sequence ATGAAAAGTAAAATAAATAATGAAATAAATAGAGTAAAAAGAGATTTGTACTTAAAACAAGCGGCTGAATATTTTGATAAATATGGATATAAAAATTTTAAAATTTCTCAATTAGCAAAAGAGCTTGAAACTTCTGTTGGAACAATTTATAATCTTTTTAATTCAAAAGATGATTTGTATTTAGAGTATCTGATTTTAAAACTTCAAAATTTTATGAATAGCTTAAATGAAAAAGAGACAAGTGATGCTTGGTCTAATTTGGAATTATATCTTTCATGTAAATATGAAATATTTATGCAAATTGATAAAAATCGAGATACAACTGTTATAACTGACCCATATTTTTTCCATAAATTAGATATTTCAAACCATAAAATAGTTGATGAAATATACAATTTCTTAATTAGACAATTTAAAAAATTATATCCAAATAGCAAGATGGATTATAAGCATATAGCAATACTTTTTAAAAAATTATCAGATGGATTTATTGAGAGTTATTTATTAGGAAAATATGATACTAAAGATGTTATAAAAGATACGATGAATATATTTTTCAAGGGTTTAGAAAATAAGAAATAA
- the dauA gene encoding C4-dicarboxylic acid transporter DauA — protein MNSPFFRNIMKNNLLSGLTVGIIALPLSMALAIATGVPPQLGLYTAIIAGVFAAIFGSSKINISGPTAAFVVILIPIVQEFGVTGLLLCGLLSGVILIFIGVLKLGTLIELIPYPVTVGFTSGIAVVIATFQIKDFFGLSIENFNGSYLDKIYLIFTSFHTINFSEFSIGLLTLFLLILWQKTKSKIPSALIALTITTIIVAFLNIYVPNANISTIASTFSYQIGDLQGNGIPPIPLQFSLPWAHLELQEINLELIYKLLPHAIAIAILGALESLLCAVISDGMTGNKTNPNKELIGQGITNIIVPFFGGIPATAAIARTVVNIKSGATSKLSSIIHALFVLVSITFLSTYLSYLPMASLSALLLVVAWNMSEVKHFRNIIQVAPKDDVYVLLTCFSLTVLFDMQIAVAVGIGLASILFIKRTIDLYSIELINTENLTTHPDIPENISIYDINGPMFFGAAQNALKTLLNTNEDTNTVILNMQNVSMIDMTAIVALKSIVENFESKEKKLIFCGLNERIIKKLEKANFNLNKENLNSFKSLEESIFYAKKL, from the coding sequence ATTAATTCTCCCTTTTTTAGGAATATAATGAAAAATAATCTATTATCAGGTTTAACTGTTGGAATTATAGCGCTTCCTTTATCAATGGCTTTAGCAATAGCAACAGGTGTTCCTCCTCAACTTGGACTTTATACAGCAATAATAGCTGGGGTATTTGCAGCAATATTTGGAAGTAGTAAAATAAATATTTCAGGTCCAACAGCTGCTTTTGTTGTAATTTTAATTCCTATTGTTCAAGAGTTTGGAGTAACTGGATTATTACTTTGTGGTTTACTTTCAGGAGTTATATTAATATTTATTGGTGTTTTAAAACTTGGAACATTAATAGAGTTAATCCCTTATCCTGTAACTGTTGGATTCACATCAGGAATTGCTGTTGTAATAGCAACTTTTCAAATAAAAGATTTTTTTGGTTTAAGCATTGAAAATTTTAATGGTAGCTATCTTGATAAAATTTATTTAATATTTACTTCATTTCATACTATTAATTTTAGTGAATTTTCAATAGGTTTATTAACTCTATTTTTACTAATATTATGGCAAAAAACAAAAAGTAAAATTCCTTCTGCACTTATTGCTTTAACAATTACTACTATTATTGTTGCATTTTTAAATATTTATGTTCCAAATGCTAATATTTCAACTATTGCTTCAACTTTTAGTTATCAAATAGGAGATTTACAAGGAAATGGGATTCCACCTATTCCTTTGCAATTTTCACTTCCTTGGGCTCATTTGGAACTTCAAGAGATTAATTTAGAACTAATTTACAAGCTTCTTCCACATGCTATTGCAATCGCTATTTTAGGAGCATTAGAATCTTTATTATGTGCTGTTATTAGTGATGGAATGACAGGAAATAAAACTAATCCAAATAAAGAGTTAATAGGTCAAGGAATAACTAATATAATCGTTCCATTTTTTGGAGGAATTCCAGCAACTGCTGCAATTGCAAGAACGGTTGTAAATATAAAATCAGGAGCAACTTCAAAACTCTCATCTATTATTCATGCCTTATTTGTTTTAGTCTCTATAACATTTTTATCAACTTATCTTTCATACTTACCAATGGCTTCATTATCTGCTTTATTACTAGTTGTAGCTTGGAATATGTCTGAAGTTAAACACTTTAGAAATATTATTCAAGTAGCACCCAAAGATGACGTTTATGTACTATTAACTTGTTTTTCTCTAACTGTTTTATTTGATATGCAAATCGCTGTTGCTGTTGGAATTGGGCTTGCTTCAATTTTATTTATTAAAAGAACTATTGATTTATACTCTATAGAACTAATCAATACAGAAAATTTAACAACTCATCCTGATATTCCAGAAAATATCTCTATTTATGATATTAATGGTCCTATGTTTTTTGGTGCAGCTCAAAATGCTTTAAAGACACTTTTAAATACAAACGAAGATACAAACACTGTTATTTTAAATATGCAAAATGTCTCTATGATTGATATGACAGCAATTGTTGCTTTAAAATCAATCGTTGAAAACTTTGAGAGTAAAGAAAAAAAACTTATATTTTGTGGCTTAAATGAAAGAATTATAAAAAAACTTGAAAAGGCAAATTTTAATCTAAATAAAGAAAATCTAAACTCTTTTAAGAGTTTAGAAGAATCAATTTTTTATGCAAAAAAACTTTAG